A region from the Hydrogenimonas sp. genome encodes:
- a CDS encoding CRISPR-associated protein Cas1: MLPRLKPIPIKDRMALLFIEKCNVDVVNGAFVMITKDGVHTQIPAGSIACIMLEPGVRISHRAVELAARVGTLIVWVGEAGVRLYASGQPGGARSDKLLYQAKLALDDTARLNVVRKMYELRFGEKAPQRRSIQQLRGIEGIRVKKLYQHLANRYGIHWSGRRYDVQDWAGSDTINRCLSSATSCLYGVTEAAVLAAGYAPAVGFIHTGKPLSFVYDIADLIKFDTVVPLAFKIASDSPFNPEREVRLACRDLFRRKKVLAKLIPLIEEVLSAGGLDRPTAPPESVGPAFEEPEENIADDGYRT; this comes from the coding sequence ATGCTTCCCAGGTTGAAACCCATTCCCATCAAGGACCGCATGGCGCTGCTTTTTATTGAAAAGTGCAATGTGGATGTGGTTAACGGAGCATTCGTCATGATTACCAAAGATGGTGTGCATACACAAATTCCCGCAGGTTCCATTGCGTGTATTATGCTGGAACCGGGCGTTCGCATAAGCCATCGTGCCGTAGAGCTGGCAGCAAGGGTAGGAACATTGATTGTCTGGGTGGGAGAAGCAGGCGTGCGCCTCTATGCCTCCGGTCAGCCCGGCGGTGCCCGGTCGGACAAGCTGCTATACCAGGCGAAATTGGCTCTGGACGATACTGCACGCCTGAATGTAGTTCGAAAAATGTATGAGCTTCGTTTTGGGGAGAAAGCTCCTCAGCGTCGCAGCATTCAGCAATTGCGAGGTATCGAAGGCATCAGAGTCAAAAAGCTTTATCAGCATCTGGCCAATCGTTACGGTATCCACTGGAGCGGACGAAGATATGATGTTCAGGATTGGGCCGGCTCAGACACAATCAACCGCTGTTTAAGTTCCGCCACTTCCTGTCTTTACGGTGTGACCGAAGCAGCGGTATTGGCGGCCGGATATGCTCCTGCAGTGGGATTTATTCATACGGGGAAACCACTCTCTTTCGTGTATGATATAGCCGATTTGATTAAATTCGACACAGTCGTCCCCCTGGCTTTTAAAATTGCCTCCGATTCACCTTTTAATCCGGAAAGGGAAGTGCGACTGGCATGTCGTGATCTTTTTCGCCGTAAAAAAGTATTGGCCAAATTGATTCCGTTAATAGAAGAGGTACTTTCGGCGGGTGGACTGGATAGACCGACAGCACCTCCTGAGTCTGTCGGCCCTGCATTCGAAGAACCGGAGGAGAATATCGCAGATGACGGTTATCGTACTTGA
- a CDS encoding CRISPR-associated protein, Cse1 family, with amino-acid sequence MNYNLIEEPWIDCTFLDGSEKSLGLMELFERAHEIRGFHTDPPLVEAVLMKIVLAISHRVLDGPADKKAWRDACKKGKYDEKRINEYFEKWYERFDLFHPLYPFMQNGKLTRQTNRSEETIEPLSISILLPHKASGNNVTLFDHTTDKSSLQLSPKESAYALMLGNNYLFGGTFKKGSDLCGWQGNCLHAPMVNGYHVFVLGDSLFETLVLNTLTPQLLGPLYSKQFGWGLPCWERDEATRCDERMPEGYLDYLTFRGRNIHLLENGGRVDHVLIACGDSFKTFFKEPFVPTKIDKKRGEIPLNLSMERLFWRDSDTLFRYNQSGFTIAPLSQLAEMGRSEARRPYRLTAYGIVNDQASPLAYVKESLPIPFSILEKAETRKKLELALSLGEEGKKVLRNAIGSFAGHLEIEAGGVKDKAETLYWQTLDGPFRRFLEMIDQSDALKSWRDVVTSSMRDAYRKTTMGFMTDKARGLEAVALGERTLYLKQRREQ; translated from the coding sequence GTGAACTACAACCTTATAGAAGAACCCTGGATCGACTGCACCTTTCTCGACGGCTCAGAAAAAAGCCTCGGACTTATGGAACTTTTCGAACGGGCCCACGAGATACGCGGCTTTCATACCGATCCTCCCCTGGTCGAAGCTGTATTGATGAAAATAGTCCTTGCAATCAGCCACCGGGTTTTGGATGGACCTGCAGACAAGAAAGCGTGGAGAGATGCTTGCAAAAAAGGCAAATATGATGAGAAACGGATAAATGAGTATTTCGAAAAGTGGTATGAACGCTTCGATCTCTTCCATCCTCTATATCCCTTTATGCAGAACGGCAAACTCACACGTCAGACCAACCGGTCGGAAGAAACCATCGAACCGTTATCGATTTCTATATTGTTGCCCCATAAAGCTTCCGGTAACAATGTGACTCTTTTTGATCATACAACCGACAAAAGTTCTTTGCAATTAAGCCCCAAAGAGTCTGCCTATGCGCTTATGCTTGGCAATAACTATCTCTTTGGCGGAACGTTCAAAAAAGGAAGCGACCTATGCGGCTGGCAAGGAAACTGCTTGCATGCCCCTATGGTCAACGGCTATCATGTCTTTGTTTTAGGAGATTCTCTTTTCGAGACTTTGGTGTTGAATACCCTGACTCCTCAACTTTTGGGGCCGCTATATTCCAAGCAGTTTGGATGGGGCTTACCCTGCTGGGAGAGAGATGAAGCTACACGCTGTGATGAACGTATGCCCGAAGGGTACTTGGATTATCTCACCTTCAGAGGCCGCAATATTCACCTACTTGAAAACGGTGGTCGTGTCGATCATGTTCTCATCGCCTGCGGTGATTCGTTCAAGACATTTTTCAAAGAACCCTTTGTCCCTACAAAAATCGACAAAAAAAGGGGCGAGATACCTCTCAATCTATCCATGGAACGTCTCTTTTGGCGTGACAGCGACACCCTTTTCCGTTACAACCAAAGCGGTTTCACGATCGCACCTCTATCTCAATTGGCGGAGATGGGGCGTAGCGAAGCGAGACGCCCATATCGTCTTACGGCCTACGGAATCGTCAATGACCAGGCCAGTCCGCTTGCCTATGTCAAAGAATCGTTGCCTATCCCCTTTTCCATACTGGAAAAGGCCGAAACACGCAAAAAGCTTGAGCTTGCCTTGTCGCTTGGCGAAGAGGGAAAAAAGGTTCTGCGCAATGCGATCGGAAGTTTCGCCGGCCACCTCGAAATAGAAGCAGGCGGCGTAAAGGACAAAGCGGAAACCCTTTACTGGCAGACGCTCGACGGCCCCTTTCGCCGCTTCCTGGAGATGATAGACCAGTCGGACGCCTTAAAGAGTTGGCGCGATGTCGTAACATCATCCATGAGAGATGCTTACCGGAAAACCACGATGGGGTTTATGACAGATAAAGCCAGAGGGCTGGAGGCCGTCGCTCTGGGTGAACGGACCCTATATCTCAAACAAAGGAGAGAGCAGTGA
- a CDS encoding chaperone protein HtpG, with protein MSKHEFQTEVNQLLHLMVHSLYSNKEIFLRELISNASDALDKLEYLKLTDEKYKELDLPSKIVISYDKEKKSLTVSDTGIGMNDEEMVENLGTIAKSGTKSFIESLTGDAKRDSHLIGQFGVGFYSSFMVAEKVEVLSRKPLEEKAWKWVSEGDGSYEIVEAEKEGYGTEITLHLRDDAVEFANEWRIKRIVEKYSNHIPFPIYLVNEKGEEEQINKASALWRLPKSELKDEDYKEFYKQISHDSEDPLLWIHTRAEGTLEYYTLFYVPKKAPIDLFRVDYQPGVKLYVKRVFITDEDRELLPTYLRFVRGIIDAEDLPLNVSREILQENIVLSKIKKASVKKILGELKKLLEKDREAYEGFFKEMGKALKEGIYSDFENRDKILDLMLFKSSSKEGYVTLKEYKESMKEGQEKIFYIMGEDENLLRHSPLLEKYREEGIEVLLFDDEVDTIVMPSVSEYDGTPLQNIANVEEESEVSEETKEKFASVIAAMKAELGDSVKDIRLTNRLKESPAVVVFDKNDPDVAMQQILRQMGQEVEPPKPILEINPGHEIFVKLLEKGDESSIREVSHIVLDEAKMAAGLEVDDIAGFNARLNRLIAKAI; from the coding sequence ATGTCAAAACATGAGTTCCAGACCGAAGTGAACCAGCTGCTTCATCTGATGGTCCACTCGCTTTACTCGAACAAGGAGATATTTCTAAGGGAGCTTATATCAAATGCGAGTGATGCCCTCGACAAGCTGGAGTATCTCAAACTAACGGATGAAAAGTACAAGGAGCTCGACCTTCCGAGCAAAATTGTGATCTCCTACGACAAAGAGAAGAAGAGTCTTACAGTCAGCGATACCGGTATAGGTATGAACGATGAGGAGATGGTAGAGAATCTCGGAACGATTGCCAAGAGCGGAACGAAGAGTTTCATAGAGAGTCTGACGGGAGACGCCAAGAGAGACAGCCATCTCATAGGCCAGTTCGGTGTCGGGTTCTACAGCTCGTTCATGGTTGCCGAAAAGGTGGAGGTTCTAAGCCGCAAGCCGCTTGAAGAGAAGGCGTGGAAATGGGTGAGCGAAGGTGACGGCTCATACGAGATAGTGGAGGCGGAAAAGGAAGGTTACGGGACAGAGATAACCCTCCATCTGCGTGACGATGCCGTCGAGTTCGCAAACGAATGGCGCATTAAGAGAATCGTGGAGAAGTACTCCAACCATATACCTTTCCCGATATACCTGGTTAACGAAAAGGGCGAAGAGGAGCAGATAAACAAGGCTTCCGCCCTGTGGCGACTCCCAAAAAGCGAGCTCAAAGATGAAGATTACAAAGAGTTCTACAAGCAGATCAGCCATGACAGTGAAGATCCGCTGCTCTGGATACACACGAGGGCCGAGGGTACACTTGAGTACTACACCCTCTTCTATGTTCCCAAAAAGGCTCCGATAGATCTCTTCCGGGTAGATTACCAACCCGGTGTCAAGCTCTATGTCAAGAGGGTTTTCATCACCGACGAGGATAGGGAGCTTCTGCCCACATACCTGCGTTTCGTGAGAGGCATCATAGATGCGGAGGATCTTCCCCTGAATGTCAGCAGGGAGATACTGCAGGAGAATATAGTACTCTCCAAGATCAAGAAGGCGAGTGTCAAGAAGATACTCGGAGAGCTGAAAAAGCTTCTCGAAAAAGATAGGGAGGCTTACGAAGGGTTCTTCAAAGAGATGGGCAAGGCTCTGAAAGAGGGGATCTACAGCGACTTCGAAAACAGGGATAAGATTCTCGACCTCATGCTCTTCAAGTCCAGCTCGAAAGAGGGGTATGTGACCCTGAAAGAGTATAAAGAGTCGATGAAAGAGGGGCAGGAGAAGATATTCTATATTATGGGAGAAGATGAGAATCTGCTCAGGCACTCCCCGCTGCTGGAGAAGTACAGGGAGGAGGGTATAGAGGTGCTTCTCTTCGACGACGAGGTGGATACTATAGTGATGCCTTCGGTCAGCGAGTATGACGGTACACCTCTGCAGAATATCGCCAATGTAGAAGAGGAGAGCGAGGTATCGGAGGAGACCAAAGAGAAGTTCGCCTCCGTCATTGCGGCCATGAAAGCCGAGCTCGGCGATAGTGTAAAAGATATACGTCTGACAAACAGGCTGAAGGAGTCTCCCGCGGTTGTGGTGTTCGACAAGAATGACCCCGATGTTGCCATGCAGCAGATTCTTCGCCAGATGGGTCAGGAGGTCGAGCCGCCCAAGCCGATTCTGGAGATCAATCCGGGGCACGAGATATTTGTCAAGCTTCTTGAGAAGGGTGATGAATCATCCATACGCGAGGTTTCACATATAGTACTGGATGAGGCGAAGATGGCCGCAGGTCTGGAAGTGGATGATATAGCCGGTTTCAATGCGCGCCTGAACAGGCTTATAGCGAAAGCTATCTGA
- a CDS encoding CRISPR-associated protein, Cse4 family, which produces MFLNLHMIQTFPASNLNRDDTGAPKDVIFGGHKRSRISSQCQKRSIRTHPSFRRRIEESGGDLGVRTARLTERLQEIFQNAGRPDEEIEKTIEAILKAIGIKKASKSEKTQYLLFLGNKEIEELADIALDHWQEAVKDSKKPEFEKTTEKQMKTILSERAKKSGYAADIALFGRMMADDKNLNVDAACQVAHAVGTSANSLQTDFYTAVDDLLPEDESGAGMMGIIEFTSATYYRYADIDLNKLSENLGELHSDQAVAAVTGFVEAAIKAIPTGMQNSFAAHTPPKYIRLELTEAPLSLANAFEKPIPVRKDRSVERSSIEALKEEARRTEEFLGSGPKWMLEADFYDSQTLCVPALIEELQKRLAAYFSPEES; this is translated from the coding sequence ATGTTTTTGAACCTTCATATGATCCAGACTTTTCCCGCATCCAACTTAAACCGTGACGACACCGGGGCACCCAAAGATGTGATCTTTGGCGGCCATAAACGCAGCCGTATCTCCAGTCAGTGCCAAAAACGCAGCATCCGAACCCATCCATCCTTCCGCCGACGTATTGAAGAGTCAGGCGGGGACTTGGGGGTTCGAACCGCAAGGCTTACCGAACGCCTGCAAGAGATTTTTCAAAATGCCGGCCGGCCCGACGAGGAAATTGAAAAGACCATTGAGGCAATCCTGAAAGCCATCGGAATCAAAAAAGCTAGTAAAAGCGAAAAAACCCAGTACCTGCTTTTTCTTGGCAATAAAGAGATTGAAGAACTGGCTGACATCGCTTTGGATCATTGGCAGGAAGCTGTAAAAGATTCAAAAAAACCCGAGTTCGAGAAAACCACCGAAAAGCAAATGAAAACCATCCTGTCGGAGCGTGCCAAAAAATCTGGCTATGCCGCCGACATTGCACTCTTTGGCCGTATGATGGCCGATGATAAAAACCTAAATGTAGATGCGGCCTGTCAGGTGGCTCATGCCGTAGGAACGTCGGCCAATTCTCTGCAGACGGACTTTTATACGGCTGTAGACGACCTGCTGCCTGAGGATGAAAGCGGTGCCGGAATGATGGGCATTATTGAATTTACCAGTGCTACCTATTACCGCTATGCCGACATAGATTTGAACAAACTATCGGAAAATCTTGGCGAACTGCACAGTGACCAGGCGGTAGCTGCCGTTACAGGATTCGTCGAAGCGGCGATAAAGGCGATTCCCACAGGAATGCAAAACAGCTTTGCCGCTCATACTCCTCCCAAATACATTCGACTGGAGCTGACAGAGGCACCTCTATCTCTAGCCAATGCGTTCGAAAAACCGATTCCAGTCCGCAAAGACCGCTCCGTGGAACGATCTTCTATCGAAGCTCTCAAAGAAGAGGCCAGACGTACGGAAGAGTTCTTGGGATCTGGACCTAAATGGATGCTGGAAGCCGATTTTTATGATTCCCAAACTCTCTGCGTTCCAGCACTCATTGAAGAGTTGCAAAAGCGGCTTGCCGCATATTTCTCACCAGAGGAATCGTAA
- a CDS encoding CRISPR-associated protein, Cas5e family, whose translation MPTLLMAIAGPMQSWGTRSHFTQRDTEREPSKSGIIGMVCAALGRDRNEPIDDLAGLKMGVRVDREGVVQKDYQTIQNAATAGGGRRTLTSDRWYLADAVFLVGLEGDREILEKIHKALRTPVWPLSLGRKSYVPSRSPWLLDGIRDECVSEALKNYPFLSPFAGRESLHSENDNRTEAIRFVIESKDPTPYIRQDQPISFALGKRKFASRYVEIFWENCDDIS comes from the coding sequence ATGCCAACGCTGTTGATGGCAATCGCCGGCCCGATGCAGAGCTGGGGAACCAGAAGCCACTTTACCCAAAGAGATACAGAAAGAGAGCCGAGCAAAAGCGGGATTATCGGCATGGTGTGTGCTGCCCTCGGACGGGATCGCAACGAACCGATAGATGACCTTGCCGGTTTGAAGATGGGGGTTAGGGTCGATCGCGAAGGAGTTGTCCAGAAAGATTATCAAACCATCCAAAATGCCGCAACGGCCGGCGGGGGAAGAAGAACACTGACTTCAGATCGCTGGTATCTTGCCGATGCCGTTTTCCTTGTAGGGCTGGAAGGAGATAGAGAGATTCTCGAAAAAATCCACAAAGCTCTACGCACTCCTGTCTGGCCATTAAGTTTGGGCCGAAAGTCCTATGTGCCGTCACGCTCACCATGGCTTTTGGACGGCATACGAGACGAGTGCGTATCCGAAGCGCTGAAAAACTATCCGTTTCTATCCCCCTTTGCAGGTAGAGAAAGCTTGCATTCGGAGAATGACAATCGCACAGAGGCAATTCGTTTCGTGATAGAAAGCAAAGATCCCACACCATACATCCGGCAGGATCAACCCATCAGTTTTGCTCTGGGAAAACGAAAATTCGCTTCACGCTATGTAGAAATCTTTTGGGAGAATTGCGATGATATATCTTAG
- a CDS encoding acyltransferase family protein, whose amino-acid sequence MNSFYFYKKEKKFYINPFLSNFLHFSRWLAAFIVVLSHVRAVTFPSYAELGKSEIVWKLFYFMTSLGHEAVIIFFVLSGFLIGGEILRGMVNQKFNWRKYTIKRVIRLYIVLIPALFLTSILDHLGYFFFNDLNGYDSFFEGGKESFGTFLLNLFMLQHSYGPLFGSNDPLWSLAYEFWYYLMFPLIATFFFSRQWKIKLLSLITLILIAMLINEKIILYFLIWLLGMAIWFIDENLLNKLPYPGFLLTALFISVVAYSRYISGFIGDLLVGIIFGLIIIYFKSIPKIPRIVERTIQTKLNAFLADFSYSLYLLHFPFMLLLVNIFYLIFYDFKKTVSYSNFLFFLCMIILIYCYSYFIYFLTEKHTKKITHIVLDNISFKVGNLARMKVLFKKILS is encoded by the coding sequence ATGAACAGTTTCTATTTCTATAAAAAAGAAAAAAAATTCTATATAAATCCTTTTTTATCTAATTTTCTGCATTTTTCCCGTTGGTTAGCTGCTTTTATAGTAGTTTTGTCACATGTTCGTGCAGTAACTTTCCCAAGTTATGCGGAGTTGGGAAAATCTGAGATAGTTTGGAAGTTATTTTATTTTATGACATCTTTGGGGCATGAAGCTGTGATTATATTTTTTGTTCTAAGTGGTTTTTTGATTGGTGGAGAAATCTTACGAGGAATGGTCAATCAAAAATTTAATTGGAGAAAATATACAATAAAAAGAGTAATTAGACTCTATATAGTATTAATTCCCGCACTGTTTTTGACATCAATATTGGATCATTTAGGATATTTTTTTTTCAATGATCTAAATGGTTATGATAGTTTTTTTGAAGGTGGAAAAGAGAGCTTTGGAACTTTTCTTTTAAATCTTTTTATGCTGCAACATAGTTATGGTCCTCTATTCGGCTCTAACGACCCATTGTGGAGCTTGGCTTATGAGTTTTGGTATTATCTAATGTTTCCATTGATTGCAACATTCTTTTTTTCCCGGCAGTGGAAAATAAAATTGCTATCTTTGATTACGCTCATTTTAATCGCCATGTTAATAAATGAGAAAATCATATTGTATTTTTTGATATGGCTTCTTGGTATGGCAATTTGGTTTATTGACGAAAATCTATTAAATAAATTACCCTATCCTGGGTTTTTATTGACAGCACTTTTTATTTCTGTAGTTGCATATTCCCGTTATATTTCAGGCTTTATAGGAGACTTGTTAGTCGGCATAATCTTTGGTTTAATTATTATATATTTTAAATCAATCCCTAAAATACCACGTATTGTAGAAAGGACAATTCAAACAAAACTTAATGCTTTTTTAGCAGATTTTTCGTATAGTTTATATCTGCTACATTTTCCTTTTATGCTACTGCTTGTCAATATATTTTATTTGATTTTCTACGACTTTAAAAAGACGGTGAGTTATTCGAATTTTCTCTTTTTCCTATGTATGATAATATTGATTTATTGCTATAGCTATTTCATCTATTTTTTAACTGAGAAGCATACTAAGAAGATAACACACATTGTCTTGGATAATATAAGTTTTAAAGTAGGTAATTTAGCAAGAATGAAAGTATTGTTCAAAAAGATACTTTCTTGA
- a CDS encoding mobile element protein, which translates to MKKRFSEEQIVKILQEAERAATDQEVIRKHNISDTTFYRWKKLYGGMGVSEVKRLKELERENARLKKLLAEQILVNDALKDVVEKKW; encoded by the coding sequence ATGAAGAAACGATTTAGTGAAGAGCAGATCGTCAAAATTTTGCAGGAGGCGGAGCGGGCCGCGACAGACCAGGAGGTCATCCGAAAGCACAATATATCCGATACGACGTTCTACCGGTGGAAAAAGCTCTATGGAGGCATGGGGGTTTCCGAGGTCAAGCGGCTCAAAGAGCTCGAAAGGGAGAACGCCAGGCTGAAAAAGCTGCTGGCGGAGCAGATACTCGTCAACGATGCGCTGAAGGATGTTGTCGAAAAAAAGTGGTAA
- a CDS encoding CRISPR-associated protein, Cas2, which translates to MIWGTVKAGIGTGNAVMAWKTNTESGFDFMTLGKNRRIPADYDGLKLVSFLPQVEEKNIQ; encoded by the coding sequence ATGATCTGGGGAACTGTTAAAGCCGGTATAGGAACCGGAAACGCAGTGATGGCTTGGAAAACCAATACCGAAAGCGGTTTCGACTTCATGACACTGGGGAAAAACAGAAGAATACCGGCTGATTACGACGGTCTTAAACTCGTTTCTTTCCTGCCTCAAGTGGAAGAAAAAAATATTCAATAA
- a CDS encoding CRISPR-associated protein, Cse3 family: MGGFKTYPPEKLGRVLFRLEPERRERFANLLVQSLREPDWNHLPRHSVQVETKYYNPQFRKGELLTFRLRANPVVTRNKKRYGLIRESDQRQWLLRKKIGADWQIQNIIDEGRIIGKREEKSLEFKSVRYEGYLIVSDPEKLIRSCLEGIGPAKGFGFGLLSLARMQ; the protein is encoded by the coding sequence ATGGGAGGATTCAAAACCTATCCGCCGGAGAAGCTTGGTAGAGTCCTCTTTCGTTTGGAGCCGGAGCGAAGAGAGAGGTTTGCAAATTTGCTGGTTCAGAGCCTCCGGGAGCCGGACTGGAACCACCTGCCCCGTCACAGCGTACAGGTTGAAACCAAATACTACAACCCGCAATTTCGTAAAGGAGAGCTATTGACGTTCCGCCTGCGGGCCAATCCGGTCGTTACCCGTAACAAAAAGCGCTACGGTCTCATCAGGGAATCCGACCAGCGCCAATGGCTATTGCGCAAAAAAATCGGTGCCGATTGGCAAATTCAAAATATAATCGACGAAGGTAGAATAATCGGCAAAAGGGAGGAGAAGTCTCTCGAATTCAAGTCGGTCCGCTATGAGGGATATCTTATAGTCAGCGATCCGGAGAAACTAATACGGTCATGCCTGGAAGGTATCGGCCCGGCAAAAGGATTTGGTTTCGGTCTTTTAAGCCTTGCAAGGATGCAGTGA
- a CDS encoding CRISPR-associated protein, Cse2 family, translated as MSEYSFIEYLEKLEEDRGAMAALRRGLGKASGDPEMYRYVVPFLDRYRSNDWIYFTIAALYGYHHDPTIEDGRNLGASMGALERNDSLQWRFSWLLDSQSDELPSRLKSVVSLLKSKNIPIDYRRLLRDLLAWEHPDRYVQLNWARSFYQTESKNEKE; from the coding sequence GTGAGTGAATACTCTTTTATCGAATACCTCGAAAAACTTGAAGAAGACAGGGGTGCGATGGCGGCGCTGCGCCGCGGTTTGGGAAAAGCATCGGGTGATCCCGAGATGTATCGTTATGTAGTTCCTTTTTTGGACCGTTACCGATCCAATGACTGGATCTATTTTACCATTGCGGCACTTTACGGCTACCACCATGACCCTACAATCGAAGATGGAAGGAACCTGGGAGCCTCGATGGGTGCGCTGGAGCGAAACGACTCTCTACAGTGGCGTTTCAGCTGGCTTTTGGATTCTCAGAGCGACGAATTGCCCTCACGATTAAAAAGTGTAGTTTCGCTGCTGAAGAGTAAAAACATTCCAATAGACTATCGCCGACTTTTGCGCGATTTATTGGCGTGGGAGCATCCCGACCGCTATGTCCAACTCAATTGGGCCCGATCTTTTTACCAAACCGAATCAAAAAACGAAAAGGAGTGA
- a CDS encoding mobile element protein — protein MVRPDQKRAAVRMMQAHNVSQRRACQEIGVSRSSMVYKPRQPFKDEVLAESVKALSEKYPRFGYRRIGVMLGWEMNETINAKRIYRLWTMLNLQLPKKRPRRRRPGTDPIKLQSGHINHVWSYDFVSDRAANGQKLKILVVVDEYTRECLALEVAASIRTHHLIDTLSRLMTLYGRPKFIRSDNGPEFTAKAVIQWLTDNDIGPAFIKPGSPWQNAYVESFNGKFRDECLNREWFYNRKEAAVIIEKWRNHYNHERPHSSLDKQPPAKVSGRKYVA, from the coding sequence GTGGTAAGGCCCGACCAGAAGCGTGCAGCGGTGCGGATGATGCAAGCGCACAACGTCTCGCAACGGCGGGCCTGCCAGGAGATCGGCGTGAGCCGGTCGAGTATGGTCTACAAACCGAGACAGCCCTTCAAGGACGAGGTGCTGGCCGAATCGGTCAAAGCGCTCAGCGAGAAATATCCCCGTTTCGGCTATCGCCGCATCGGTGTGATGCTGGGTTGGGAAATGAACGAGACGATCAACGCTAAGCGGATCTATCGCCTATGGACAATGCTGAACCTGCAGCTGCCGAAGAAGCGTCCCAGGCGCAGACGTCCGGGAACCGACCCGATCAAACTGCAATCCGGGCATATCAATCATGTCTGGAGCTACGATTTCGTCAGCGACCGTGCCGCCAATGGGCAGAAGCTCAAGATTCTGGTGGTCGTAGACGAATACACAAGAGAATGCCTGGCACTGGAGGTAGCGGCTTCCATCAGGACGCACCATCTCATCGATACGCTCTCTCGCCTGATGACACTGTACGGCAGGCCCAAATTCATCCGCAGTGACAATGGGCCGGAGTTCACGGCTAAGGCGGTTATTCAATGGCTGACAGACAATGATATCGGTCCGGCTTTCATCAAGCCAGGCTCTCCCTGGCAGAACGCCTATGTGGAAAGCTTCAATGGAAAATTCAGGGACGAGTGTCTGAACAGGGAGTGGTTTTACAATCGGAAAGAGGCCGCTGTCATCATCGAAAAATGGCGAAATCATTACAATCACGAACGACCGCACAGCTCACTGGACAAACAGCCACCGGCCAAGGTTTCAGGCAGAAAATATGTCGCCTGA